A single region of the Branchiostoma lanceolatum isolate klBraLanc5 chromosome 1, klBraLanc5.hap2, whole genome shotgun sequence genome encodes:
- the LOC136429860 gene encoding uncharacterized protein, with protein sequence MLNVVQQMVVVFTIIVSCASLDQACFPGCKSTESWSSCVPNTRPNNGPHSRKGTCILCTAQLQQQPALNVTNSSQPTSTCLPNRYHVAVRGFSFGILSVQKLRPPQQSDIHDLALVQCGITDLEQGTFAEFPQLQSLRIDFNNLTHVKQNWFDDEPFQNSDFHLLSLSHNHISDMDSKCFQKLTSLTTLLLVSNSLQSIQPSWFHNLNVLVEISLKSNSIKFIHPQAFKSLSGLTNLDLSRNVLTCLSRETVEGLHRLEKLSLSGNKLLALDDSVHLVMNWQLDYRDIFLRQHVAVRVNEALFCITEVPRLRQFFHVQMQHDTHTQAARPSVEPHIQCRRSYLELTLTAKSQLKLYSLPLIIISINTESDKQAKNITHLCKHAWEDVSIVKVSLGGDTTLQIVPMGVDRSRNPQIVAILLSDVISNENRTKPYADRHSNNVSTFGHEEMTNVTCLVNTWEETYRHVFTMPSSSTPDGTVCAEKTQATRTVTGTPDCNVCTREGVALTTEKPYIKTTKFTLNKTNPSTNGNVKEKSPLVAIITMVVVVGVVLLALFVTYVVRRQRCCSKGDQATQADSGAQGPSSSGDEPQYCEIPDEYYQQNTAASTASQTDNDYSQIPDEYYNTRPGAQQPYWQIPDEYYNYYNTRPEAQHPYWEIPDEYYNRRRLSYPLTHQDDMNYSVRLNATPAELALPSSTRLGGKHPSYDTAPQVWRDPQNYQIPARGRQTNIRAGNSGHQYMGLIGNYKYNRRRLSYPQDYSVISNAATAKVALPSSTRLGGKHPSYDTAPQVWRDPQNYQIPARGRQTNIRAGNSGHQYMGLIGNYKYNRRRLSYPQDYSVISNAATAKVALPSSTRLGGKHPSYDTAPQVWRDPQNYQIPARGRQTNIRAGNSGHRYMGLIGNYKYNRRRLSYPQDYSVISNAATAELALPSSTRLGGKHPSYDTAPQVWRDPQNYQIPARGRQTNIRAGNSGHQYMGLIGNYKYNRRRLSYPQDYSVISNAATAELALPSSTRLGGKHPSYDTAPQVWRDPQNYQIPARGRQTNIRAGNSGHQYMGLIGNYKYNRRRLSYPQDYSVISNAATAELALPSSTRLGGKHPSYDTAPQVWRDPQNYQIPARGRQTNIRAGNSGHRYMGLIGSYKYNRRRLSYPQDYSVISNAATAELALPSSTRLGGKHPSYDTAPQVWRDPQNYQIPARGRQTNIRAGNSGHRYMGLIGNYKYNRRRLSYPQDYSVISNAATAKVALPSSTRLGGKHPSYDTAPQVWRDPQNYQIPAHGRQTNIRAHGMPVAGNSSGPRYEGLIHKYSRTMRAAKFGLQTMPLYNKPPTPPSRHQRCAKYQAALKAKPSENKNHLNMSCQQASKGAITTSQGHKSDNKGQVHRSKSLGMKDESTNKASHHRQSI encoded by the coding sequence ATGTTAAATGTAGTACAGCAGATGGTAGTTGTTTTCACCATCATTGTGAGTTGTGCAAGTTTAGACCAGGCATGTTTTCCTGGGTGCAAGAGCACAGAATCCTGGTCATCCTGCGTTCCAAATACTAGACCGAATAATGGGCCCCATTCTCGAAAGGGCACCTGTATATTATGCACCGCGCAGCTACAGCAACAGCCAGCACTTAATGTAACAAACTCCTCCCAGCCAACCTCAACATGCCTTCCTAACAGGTACCATGTAGCCGTTCGGGGGTTCTCGTTTGGGATACTATCAGTTCAGAAACTACGACCACCTCAGCAGTCAGACATACATGACCTTGCTCTCGTTCAATGCGGAATCACAGATTTGGAACAGGGTACTTTTGCTGAGTTTCCTCAATTGCAGTCGTTACGCATCGATTTCAACAACCTGACCCACGTTAAACAAAATTGGTTCGATGATGAGCCATTCCAAAACAGTGATTTTCATCTCTTATCATTGTCACACAACCACATAAGTGATATGGattcaaaatgtttccaaaagCTCACTTCCCTAACAACATTATTACTTGTCAGCAACTCATTGCAAAGTATCCAGCCATCTTGGTTTCACAATCTGAACGTGTTAGTAGAAATTTCCTTGAAATCAAATTCTATCAAATTCATTCATCCACAGGCATTTAAGTCACTGTCAGGGCTGACAAACCTAGACTTGAGCAGGAATGTGTTGACGTGTTTGTCAAGGGAAACTGTAGAGGGCCTACACAGACTAGAAAAACTGTCACTGAGTGGGAATAAGTTGCTTGCTCTGGATGATTCTGTTCATTTGGTAATGAACTGGCAACTTGACTATCGCGACATATTTCTCCGCCAGCATGTTGCAGTGAGGGTTAACGAGGCACTTTTCTGTATCACTGAAGTTCCCCGACTGAGGCAATTCTTTCATGTCCAGATGCAACATGACACCCACACACAGGCAGCTCGGCCAAGTGTGGAACCACACATTCAATGTAGACGAAGTTATCTAGAGCTAACACTAACAGCAAAAAGTCAGCTGAAGTTATACAGCTTGCCATTGATTATCATATCAATTAACACAGAATCAGATAAACAGGCTAAAAATATCACCCACTTGTGCAAACATGCTTGGGAAGATGTCTCCATTGTAAAGGTATCATTGGGGGGAGACACTACTCTGCAGATTGTTCCCATGGGTGTAGACAGGTCCCGCAATCCCCAAATTGTTGCTATACTTCTATCAGATGTCATCTCTAATGAAAACAGGACCAAGCCATATGCTGATAGACACAGCAATAATGTCAGTACTTTCGGTCATGaagaaatgacaaatgtaacATGTTTAGTCAACACTTGGGAGGAGACCTACCGACATGTCTTCACCATGCCCTCGTCCAGCACCCCTGATGGCACCGTGTGTGCAGAAAAGACTCAGGCCACAAGGACCGTGACCGGCACTCCTGATTGTAATGTGTGCACGAGAGAGGGGGTAGCTCTGACCACAGAAAAGCCTTACATCAAGACTACAAAGTTTACCCTGAATAAGACGAATCCCAGTACAAATGGCAATGTGAAAGAGAAATCCCCACTTGTAGCGATCATCACAATGGTAGTTGTAGTAGGTGTAGTACTGCTAGCACTGTTTGTGACGTATGTTGTCAGAAGGCAGCGCTGTTGTTCAAAAGGCGACCAAGCCACACAGGCTGACAGTGGTGCACAGGGACCTTCATCTTCAGGTGATGAGCCCCAGTACTGTGAAATTCCTGATGAGTACTACCAGCAAAACACTGCCGCTTCGACGGCGTCACAGACTGATAATGATTATAGTCAGATACCTGACGAGTACTACAACACAAGACCAGGGGCACAACAGCCTTATTGGCAAATTCCAGATGAGtactacaactactacaacACAAGACCAGAGGCACAGCATCCTTACTGGGAAATTCCAGATGAGTACTACAACAGGAGACGCCTATCATACCCTCTTACACACCAGGACGACATGAACTACTCTGTAAGACTTAACGCCACTCCAGCTGAGTTGGCCCTTCCTTCATCAACAAGGCTGGGCGGCAAACACCCATCCTACGATACCGCCCCACAAGTCTGGAGAGACCCACAGAACTACCAGATACCTGCACGTGGACGTCAGACTAACATCAGAGCAGGCAACAGTGGCCACCAGTACATGGGTTTAATTGGTAACTACAAATATAACAGAAGGCGCCTATCATACCCCCAGGACTACTCTGTAATATCTAATGCTGCTACAGCTAAGGTGGCCCTTCCTTCATCAACCAGGCTGGGCGGCAAACACCCATCCTACGATACCGCCCCACAAGTCTGGAGAGACCCACAGAACTACCAGATACCTGCACGTGGACGTCAGACTAACATCAGAGCAGGCAACAGTGGCCACCAGTACATGGGTTTAATTGGTAACTACAAATATAACAGAAGGCGCCTATCATACCCCCAGGACTACTCTGTAATATCTAATGCTGCTACAGCTAAGGTGGCCCTTCCTTCATCAACCAGGCTGGGCGGCAAACACCCATCCTACGATACCGCCCCACAAGTCTGGAGAGACCCACAGAACTACCAGATACCTGCACGTGGACGTCAGACTAACATCAGAGCAGGCAACAGTGGCCACCGGTACATGGGTTTAATTGGTAACTACAAATATAACAGAAGGCGCCTATCATACCCCCAGGACTACTCTGTAATATCTAATGCTGCTACAGCTGAGTTGGCCCTTCCTTCATCAACCAGGCTGGGCGGCAAACACCCATCCTACGATACCGCCCCACAAGTCTGGAGAGACCCACAGAACTACCAGATACCTGCACGTGGACGTCAGACTAACATCAGAGCAGGCAACAGTGGCCACCAGTACATGGGTTTAATTGGTAACTACAAATATAACAGAAGGCGCCTATCATACCCCCAGGACTACTCTGTAATATCTAATGCTGCTACAGCTGAGTTGGCCCTTCCTTCATCAACCAGGCTGGGCGGCAAACACCCATCCTACGATACCGCCCCACAAGTCTGGAGAGACCCACAGAACTACCAGATACCTGCACGTGGACGTCAGACTAACATCAGAGCAGGCAACAGTGGCCACCAGTACATGGGTTTAATTGGTAACTACAAATATAACAGAAGGCGCCTATCATACCCCCAGGACTACTCTGTAATATCTAATGCTGCTACAGCTGAGTTGGCCCTTCCTTCATCAACCAGGCTGGGCGGCAAACACCCATCCTACGATACCGCCCCACAAGTCTGGAGAGACCCACAGAACTACCAGATACCTGCACGTGGACGTCAGACTAACATCAGAGCAGGCAACAGTGGCCACCGGTACATGGGTTTAATTGGTAGCTACAAATATAACAGAAGGCGCCTATCATACCCCCAGGACTACTCTGTAATATCTAATGCTGCTACAGCTGAGTTGGCCCTTCCTTCATCAACCAGGCTGGGCGGCAAACACCCATCCTATGATACAGCCCCACAAGTCTGGAGAGACCCACAGAATTACCAGATACCTGCACGTGGACGTCAGACTAACATCAGAGCAGGCAACAGTGGCCACCGGTACATGGGCTTAATTGGTAACTACAAATATAACAGAAGGCGCCTATCATACCCCCAGGACTACTCTGTAATATCTAATGCTGCTACAGCTAAGGTGGCCCTTCCTTCATCAACAAGGCTGGGCGGCAAACACCCATCCTATGATACAGCCCCACAAGTCTGGAGAGACCCACAGAACTACCAGATACCTGCACACGGCCGTCAGACTAACATCAGAGCACATGGAATGCCTGTAGCAGGAAATAGTAGTGGCCCCCGATATGAGGGTTTGATTCATAAATATAGTAGAACAATGAGAGCTGCAAAGTTTGGACTGCAGACAATGCCTCTGTACAACAAACCCCCTACCCCGCCCAGTAGACATCAGCGCTGCGCTAAGTATCAGGCTGCACTCAAAGCTAAACCCTCAGAAAACAAAAATCACCTAAACATGTCCTGTCAACAGGCCTCCAAAGGAGCCATTACCACTTCTCAAGGTCACAAGAGTGACAACAAAGGCCAAGTTCACAGGTCCAAATCCCTAGGTATGAAGGATGAGTCCACAAACAAGGCAAGTCATCATCGCCAGAGCATTTAG
- the LOC136429840 gene encoding shaker-related potassium channel tsha2-like — MSVSSSREEEEELDDVFESETEKIAETDPLLPPESPLGPPPPSEDRRLRLNVSGMIFQTWESTLNRYPNTLLGDPARRATFYCPDGDEYFFDRHRPSFEGIFRFYQRAHKATADRPNKMERPLSVPVDIFYAEMKFFDMDEDVIKQCLEDEWYSLEEDPYADLPSREPHRSIWLLFDYPESSFAAKVIAVISVSVIFLSIAVFCVGTIPGFDTDPLDSNANGTVLEKLDRAYQDQLFCVETFCIIWFCFELVIRFYASPNKCSFMKDIMNIFDIVAIAPFFVDFFMIVGGFELQHGSSTSVFVRVLRLFRIFRILKLSRHVKGLQVGGRALIESTGAFILLIFFICVAMTLFGSILFFAEPNSPNWDSIPGTFWYIIVTMTTVGYGDVYPTSIGGKLIGGVTVICGIFTLSLPSPAIVTNFNKYWEMSKNVIPTLDKEEPSGGVWKRISSKLHKKKNGKHYQELLGYKWVGEVDMDKAKGRLWVTPKHYMLYGEPESKKKDDQKKTVASLQKYLYMGTPEGEGEFYV; from the exons ATCCCCTGCTGCCGCCGGAGTCTCCCCTCGGGCCGCCGCCGCCCTCAGAAGACCGCCGCCTCCGTCTCAACGTCAGCGGAATGATCTTCCAGACATGGGAGAGCACGCTCAACAG GTACCCCAACACGCTGCTGGGAGACCCCGCTCGCAGGGCGACGTTCTACTGCCCGGACGGAGACGAGTACTTCTTCGACCGCCACCGCCCCAGCTTCGAGGGCATCTTCCGCTTCTACCAGAGGGCACACAAAGCTACCGCGGACCGCCCGAACAAGATGGAGCGCCCGCTGAGCGTCCCCGTGGACATCTTCTACGCAGAGATGAAGTTTTTCGACATGGACGAAGACGTCATCAAACAGTGTCTTGAGGACGAGTGGTACAG CTTGGAGGAGGACCCCTACGCGGACCTGCCTTCCAGAGAACCACATCGGTCCATTTGGCTGCTCTTCGACTACCCGGAGAGCTCGTTCGCCGCCAAAGTCATCGCCGTGATTTCCGTCAGCGTCATTTTCCTCTCCATAGCGGTGTTCTGCGTTGGGACCATTCCCGGATTCGACACCGACCCGCTGGATTCAAACGCAAACGGCACGGTACTGGAGAAACTGGACCGCGCGTACCAGGACCAGCTCTTCTGCGTGGAGACCTTCTGCATCATCTGGTTCTGCTTCGAACTCGTCATCCGCTTCTACGCGAGCCCCAACAAGTGCAGCTTCATGAAGGACATCATGAACATATTCGACATCGTCGCCATCGCTCCCTTCTTTGTCGACTTCTTCATGATAGTCGGTGGTTTCGAGCTCCAGCACGGATCCAGCACCTCCGTCTTCGTACGCGTGCTTCGACTCTTTCGGATCTTCCGGATCCTTAAGCTCTCGCGGCACGTCAAAGGGCTACAGGTAGGAGGGAGGGCTCTCATCGAAAGCACCGGAGCCTTCATTCTTCTGATCTTCTTCATCTGCGTCGCCATGACCTTATTTGGAAGCATTCTGTTCTTCGCTGAACCGAACAGTCCCAACTGGGACAGCATCCCGGGCACGTTCTGGTACATCatcgttaccatgacaacggtAGGGTACGGAGACGTCTATCCGACGAGCATAGGTGGAAAGCTGATCGGGGGTGTGACGGTGATCTGCGGTATTTTCACGCTCTCCCTGCCCAGCCCTGCCATCGTCACCAACTTCAACAAGTACTGGGAAATGTCCAAGAACGTCATCCCCACTTTAGACAAGGAGGAACCTTCTGGCGGGGTTTGGAAAAGAATTAGCTCGAaattgcacaagaagaaaaacGGGAAGCATTACCAAGAACTCTTGGGGTACAAGTGGGTTGGAGAAGTCGACATGGATAAGGCCAAGGGAAGGCTGTGGGTGACGCCTAAGCACTACATGCTGTACGGGGAACCGGAGAGCAAGAAGAAGGACGACCAGAAAAAGACAGTAGCTTCACTCCAGAAGTATCTGTACATGGGGACTCCGGAGGGGGAGGGAGAGTTTTATGTATGA
- the LOC136429901 gene encoding uncharacterized protein isoform X1, whose product MDLLLKLSEETRPAHESNRGACAELAHVVRGTGGIAMAVVFGLLAGGVSVLEHLVIREGVTVPQVVLAEGTGAFVLTAPFLLCFTPAAVGKSCKDIALLCLGGLLMFGAVPCGVVLSDFVPLATTQALSFGSEPVFTAIIGCIVLKEVPSYGQLLGCLACVFGTTIINVTNIKLFSNTSNLELYQSFIAAFSTSLFTSFLQVLSRYVLQRVSCLLASAYLNGVCFILAVILIVIHGDAWVVCDQVVVYLAIIAGLCAVCVMYFLRSLQLEVALVVAVVAQLRTVMTYLIQRHSFEKGRTIAGWVGVGWLLLGVLLVTVLTVRQTWKDHKRAQFLREMNFGRNLNVK is encoded by the exons ATGGACCTGCTCCTAAAGCTGAGCGAAGAGACCAGACCTGCCCATGAGTCCAACCGTGGCGCCTGTGCTGAACTTGCACATGTCGTAAGG GGTACCGGTGGCATCGCCATGGCGGTAGTGTTCGGACTGCTGGCCGGCGGGGTGTCTGTCCTGGAACACCTGGTCATCAGGGAAGGTGTGACGGTACCGCAGGTTGTCCTGGCGGAGGGGACGGGAGCGTTCGTCCTCACGGCGCCGTTCCTCCTGTGTTTCACACCGGCAGCAGTCGGCAAA AGCTGTAAGGACATCGCCCTCCTGTGCCTGGGGGGCCTGCTGATGTTCGGCGCCGTGCCATGCGGCGTTGTCCTGTCGGATTTCGTCCCTCTCGCCACCACGCAGGCTCTGTCGTTCGGGAGCGAGCCCGTCTTCACGGCGATCATCGGCTGCATTGTCCTGAAGGAG GTACCGAGCTATGGTCAACTGTTGGGCTGCTTGGCGTGTGTCTTCGGAACTACGATCATCAACGTTACAAACATCAAACTCTTCTCCAACACTTCCAACCTCGAGCTCTATCAATCATTCATAGCCGCCTTTTCTACTTCCTTATTCACCTCCTTCCTGCAAGTCCTTTCTCGATACGTTCTTCAAAGAGTTTCTTGCCTACTTGCTTCTGCGTATTTGAACGGCGTGTGTTTCATCCTTGCTGTTATATTGATAGTAATACATGGTGACGCTTGGGTGGTTTGTGATCAGGTTGTTGTATATCTCGCCATTATAGCCGGACTGTGTGCAGTTTGTGTCATGTATTTTCTGCGTAGTCTGCAGTTGGAGGTTGCTCTGGTTGTAGCCGTGGTTGCACAACTTCGCACGGTTATGACGTATTTAATACAGCGTCACAGCTTCGAGAAGGGCCGAACCATTGCGGGATGGGTGGGGGTAGGGTGGTTGTTGTTGGGGGTTCTCTTAGTCACGGTTTTGACGGTCCGGCAAACGTGGAAGGATCACAAGAGAGCGCAATTTTTGAGGGAGATGAACTTTGGAAGGAATCTCAATGTCAAATGA
- the LOC136429848 gene encoding potassium voltage-gated channel subfamily A member 7-like isoform X1, translating into MEGPRRPHDFEDEDTRVDEQNDSVDDTARGWIVRSLQLAGLDRKGLQRLPFGANSALLLSKTTLDEYETVGRKDRHIRLNVSGMMFETWESTLHRYPNTLLGDHARRQRFYCPDTDEYFFDRHRPSFEAIFRFYQRGQKRSQHGDTEKNNRLVRPKNVPVEIFYLEMKFFGLESAVIKECLEKDNYTEPDVTDVELPTGKLKRKIWLLFDFPESSPAAKFVGIISIVFIIISIAVFCAETLPEFAESAPEFPPNGTITSHLRLLYSQPLFQAETACIIWFCFELIIRFYACPNKCTFWKDPLNIFDFLAIAPYFVDVVMVVANYHPSKTSGAVTVVRLLRLFRIVRIFKLSRHVKGLRVLGKSMIDSIGPFFLLVFLIMIAMTLFGSCVYFAEMEHPETNWESIPDTFWYVIITMTTVGYGDHFPVTAAGKLVGGICVISGILTLALPSPAIVANFDKNNKMSKNIISEEILERRLRSDKKRNTPGSLIKRLRVSVVGKNKFYYRVRRLEEQDENDVV; encoded by the exons ATGGAGGGACCGCGACGTCCCCACGACTTCGAAGACGAAGACACAAGAGTGGACGAACAGAATGACTCAGTTGATGATACAG CCAGGGGCTGGATTGTGAGGAGCTTACAGTTGGctgggctagatcgcaagggtctgcagcggctgccattcggcgctaactcag CTCTACTTCTGTCCAAAACAACGCTGGACGAGTACGAAACAGTCGGAAGAAAAGACCGCCACATTCGCCTGAATGTTAGCGGCATGATGTTCGAAACGTGGGAGAGCACGTTACATCGGTACCCCAACACGCTCCTAG GAGACCATGCAAGAAGGCAACGATTCTACTGTCCGGATACGGATGAATACTTCTTCGATCGCCACAGACCCAGCTTCGAGGCGATCTTTCGCTTCTACCAGAGAGGACAAAAGAGATCTCAACATGGCGACACCGAGAAAAACAACAGGCTGGTCCGCCCTAAAAACGTGCCTGTCGAAATCTTCTATCTGGAAATGAAGTTTTTCGGCTTGGAGAGTGCCGTCATCAAAGAGTGTCTCGAAAAAGACAACTACACCGAGCCTGACGTCACAGATGTCGAGTTACCGACAGGCAAGTTAAAACGGAAAATCTGGCTTCTCTTCGACTTTCCTGAAAGTTCTCCGGCTGCAAAGTTCGTTGGAATTATTTCTATCGTGTTTATCATTATCTCAATCGCCGTATTCTGCGCGGAAACTCTTCCGGAATTTGCAGAGTCCGCTCCAGAGTTCCCACCCAACGGTACGATCACGAGCCACCTGCGGCTACTCTACTCCCAACCGCTCTTCCAAGCAGAAACGGCGTGTATCATTTGGTTCTGTTTCGAACTCATCATCCGTTTCTACGCATGCCCCAACAAGTGTACATTCTGGAAAGATCCACTGAACATTTTCGACTTTCTCGCCATCGCACCTTACTTCGTCGACGTCGTCATGGTCGTGGCAAACTACCACCCTTCGAAAACGTCCGGTGCGGTCACCGTCGTCCGTTTGCTTCGACTGTTCCGGATTGTCCGGATCTTCAAACTCTCCCGCCACGTGAAGGGGCTCCGCGTGCTGGGCAAGTCCATGATCGACAGCATCGGCCCGTTTTTCCTGCTGGTCTTCCTCATCATGATCGCCATGACCTTATTCGGAAGCTGCGTCTACTTCGCGGAGATGGAACACCCGGAGACCAACTGGGAGAGCATTCCGGACACCTTCTGGTACGtcatcatcaccatgacaaccgtGGGATACGGAGACCACTTCCCGGTCACAGCAGCCGGGAAACTGGTTGGCGGGATTTGCGTCATTTCCGGTATCCTGACCCTTGCCCTTCCGAGTCCCGCCATCGTCGCGAACTTTGACAAGAACAACAAGATGTCGAAGAACATCATCTCAGAGGAAATCTTGGAGAGGAGGCTGCGGTCAGACAAGAAGAGGAACACGCCGGGGAGTTTGATAAAACGGCTCCGGGTATCAGTAGTTGGTAAAAATAAGTTTTATTACAGAGTCAGAAGACTGGAAGAACAAGACGAGAATGACGTCGTCTAA
- the LOC136429848 gene encoding potassium voltage-gated channel subfamily A member 7-like isoform X2: MEGPRRPHDFEDEDTRVDEQNDSVDDTALLLSKTTLDEYETVGRKDRHIRLNVSGMMFETWESTLHRYPNTLLGDHARRQRFYCPDTDEYFFDRHRPSFEAIFRFYQRGQKRSQHGDTEKNNRLVRPKNVPVEIFYLEMKFFGLESAVIKECLEKDNYTEPDVTDVELPTGKLKRKIWLLFDFPESSPAAKFVGIISIVFIIISIAVFCAETLPEFAESAPEFPPNGTITSHLRLLYSQPLFQAETACIIWFCFELIIRFYACPNKCTFWKDPLNIFDFLAIAPYFVDVVMVVANYHPSKTSGAVTVVRLLRLFRIVRIFKLSRHVKGLRVLGKSMIDSIGPFFLLVFLIMIAMTLFGSCVYFAEMEHPETNWESIPDTFWYVIITMTTVGYGDHFPVTAAGKLVGGICVISGILTLALPSPAIVANFDKNNKMSKNIISEEILERRLRSDKKRNTPGSLIKRLRVSVVGKNKFYYRVRRLEEQDENDVV; this comes from the exons ATGGAGGGACCGCGACGTCCCCACGACTTCGAAGACGAAGACACAAGAGTGGACGAACAGAATGACTCAGTTGATGATACAG CTCTACTTCTGTCCAAAACAACGCTGGACGAGTACGAAACAGTCGGAAGAAAAGACCGCCACATTCGCCTGAATGTTAGCGGCATGATGTTCGAAACGTGGGAGAGCACGTTACATCGGTACCCCAACACGCTCCTAG GAGACCATGCAAGAAGGCAACGATTCTACTGTCCGGATACGGATGAATACTTCTTCGATCGCCACAGACCCAGCTTCGAGGCGATCTTTCGCTTCTACCAGAGAGGACAAAAGAGATCTCAACATGGCGACACCGAGAAAAACAACAGGCTGGTCCGCCCTAAAAACGTGCCTGTCGAAATCTTCTATCTGGAAATGAAGTTTTTCGGCTTGGAGAGTGCCGTCATCAAAGAGTGTCTCGAAAAAGACAACTACACCGAGCCTGACGTCACAGATGTCGAGTTACCGACAGGCAAGTTAAAACGGAAAATCTGGCTTCTCTTCGACTTTCCTGAAAGTTCTCCGGCTGCAAAGTTCGTTGGAATTATTTCTATCGTGTTTATCATTATCTCAATCGCCGTATTCTGCGCGGAAACTCTTCCGGAATTTGCAGAGTCCGCTCCAGAGTTCCCACCCAACGGTACGATCACGAGCCACCTGCGGCTACTCTACTCCCAACCGCTCTTCCAAGCAGAAACGGCGTGTATCATTTGGTTCTGTTTCGAACTCATCATCCGTTTCTACGCATGCCCCAACAAGTGTACATTCTGGAAAGATCCACTGAACATTTTCGACTTTCTCGCCATCGCACCTTACTTCGTCGACGTCGTCATGGTCGTGGCAAACTACCACCCTTCGAAAACGTCCGGTGCGGTCACCGTCGTCCGTTTGCTTCGACTGTTCCGGATTGTCCGGATCTTCAAACTCTCCCGCCACGTGAAGGGGCTCCGCGTGCTGGGCAAGTCCATGATCGACAGCATCGGCCCGTTTTTCCTGCTGGTCTTCCTCATCATGATCGCCATGACCTTATTCGGAAGCTGCGTCTACTTCGCGGAGATGGAACACCCGGAGACCAACTGGGAGAGCATTCCGGACACCTTCTGGTACGtcatcatcaccatgacaaccgtGGGATACGGAGACCACTTCCCGGTCACAGCAGCCGGGAAACTGGTTGGCGGGATTTGCGTCATTTCCGGTATCCTGACCCTTGCCCTTCCGAGTCCCGCCATCGTCGCGAACTTTGACAAGAACAACAAGATGTCGAAGAACATCATCTCAGAGGAAATCTTGGAGAGGAGGCTGCGGTCAGACAAGAAGAGGAACACGCCGGGGAGTTTGATAAAACGGCTCCGGGTATCAGTAGTTGGTAAAAATAAGTTTTATTACAGAGTCAGAAGACTGGAAGAACAAGACGAGAATGACGTCGTCTAA
- the LOC136429901 gene encoding uncharacterized protein isoform X2, which yields MDLLLKLSEETRPAHESNRGACAELAHVVRGTGGIAMAVVFGLLAGGVSVLEHLVIREGVTVPQVVLAEGTGAFVLTAPFLLCFTPAAVGKSCKDIALLCLGGLLMFGAVPCGVVLSDFVPLATTQALSFGSEPVFTAIIGCIVLKEVGSDFIQ from the exons ATGGACCTGCTCCTAAAGCTGAGCGAAGAGACCAGACCTGCCCATGAGTCCAACCGTGGCGCCTGTGCTGAACTTGCACATGTCGTAAGG GGTACCGGTGGCATCGCCATGGCGGTAGTGTTCGGACTGCTGGCCGGCGGGGTGTCTGTCCTGGAACACCTGGTCATCAGGGAAGGTGTGACGGTACCGCAGGTTGTCCTGGCGGAGGGGACGGGAGCGTTCGTCCTCACGGCGCCGTTCCTCCTGTGTTTCACACCGGCAGCAGTCGGCAAA AGCTGTAAGGACATCGCCCTCCTGTGCCTGGGGGGCCTGCTGATGTTCGGCGCCGTGCCATGCGGCGTTGTCCTGTCGGATTTCGTCCCTCTCGCCACCACGCAGGCTCTGTCGTTCGGGAGCGAGCCCGTCTTCACGGCGATCATCGGCTGCATTGTCCTGAAGGAGGTGGGAAGCGACTTTATCCAGTGA